The sequence TTTCCACTCGATGTGTAAATAGTCGATGCATCGATATTTTTCGAAAACTGACATTTTTAGTACACTGCAGAGCCATTTCGGCTTTTCAATTGGGCAAAAATGAGAAGTGAATTGTCTAGAAAATTGAAATGGCTCTCAGAAGTGTGGTTTCTTAGAAAAACTCATGGCCACAGGTTTTTTTTCCGCCAAATTCAAAGAGATTAACGAAAGAAAGAACAACAAATCAGTttatttaccgataccaccgtaaatagattcgccttgagctATATCGAGCAAACATAACaccgaatgaaattttttaatgtcaATCCCCATCATAATGTCAGTTCTATCAATGCACAAGTATcggtattttcttttaaaaggaAGTGTGAAAATTAATTCTGTAAAGGGAGTCGCAGTACAAAGACAATTGGGAAACCTTGATTTCAATAATCCCTTAAGCACTGAGGTTGTTATATCGCAgacatttgtttattaaatatgtacatatgaatgtttATACATACCACTTTGCCCATAGCACTCCTCCATGACAGACTTTTGTTCCGGGTTGGCCAGTTCCATGCACGCCACAGCCAACCAGGTGCACTTATTGGCCTCTATGTCTGTGCCAATCTTACCAGTGAAGTCAGGACTACCAAAGCAATCAAGGaaatcattttgttcttgataAAATTTACCTAACTCAATTGCAATGTCTTGACATTCGCTGAACATTTTTTGGTCTTtaacactaaaaatgaagatttttaaaatatattttgttttactctGATAAATATTTCAAGTGATTGCTCACTTCGCCAAATATAAAGCCGAAGTCACGGGTAAATAGAAGCAGCTGACGGCAGTTTTAGCCTTTGCAATCGCATCGTATAAGTCCCTAGTGAAAGTGGTCACGCTCCTTCGACCAGCAAGCATATCCATTGACTGCCCAGTCACATATTTAAAGGCACCTTGACAAAACAATTCGACCAGATCAACATAGCAGTCCAAATGTcggaaatgtttttttaatagtgtATAAATGCCACTTTCAATCATGAGCGCATCGTTCACAGCATTGAGACCAACGTCCTCCAATTTATACCAACACAACTGGCCCCGACGTGTGGTGCTGTTGTCCATGATATCATCAATGATGAGGATGACAGTGTGAAGCTGCGgaacacaaacaaatttaaaaatatacaccttacaattctaatattttttaattgattcaCAGCACAGTATAAGTTTAAGCTGCACCTAAAATTTATATGAGCCGACCTACAAGACAAAGCGAGAAGGAGTTTGAGGCAAATAAGATAAGAGACCTGTACCGAAGAATAAGGAAACATACTAAAGGTTTCCAACCTGGAGctgacatttgcaaagaaaggtACAGCAAAGTGATAAACGATATGAATGGTATTTTCAACGTATGGAAAGATCACTTCAGATTGAAGTGTTAAACCATAATGACCACATACCGCTCGAATGTAAAGTTTATACGGCTGAAAACAGAATGGAACCACCCTTTTGCCAAGACACTAAAGGCACAATTAGTAGGCTTAAAAATTATAACGGCTGTGGTAGCCATGAAATCAATGTGGAATTGTTAAAATACGATGGGTATGAACTCCGCAAATATGATTACAAGAAAAACTGCCTACAGGGGGAGGAAGTATAATTgtacaaatacataaaaaaggcCCTGTGTTAGGTTGCatcactgaataaaaaaaaataaataaaaatatgtttatgtgGTCAAGCAtttctaaaattgaatttattttagcgACGTTTGTGCTTGTTTGTGTTTGCTTCTGTCACACAATCAGTCAGACTGGTGAACGATAACGGTCCGAGAAGAGCGCATCATAATGCATAGTAGCGAGGGTTAATCCTCGAATTACTATCGATTTGCTATATGGAATGCCCAACCGGCCTATCTGACAAACTATTAGGTTTCAGACGGGCTAGATCGACTGTGGACGCTATTAGAATGGTGACAAATATAGCGCGCGACGCCATTAGCGGAGGGCACACGCGCACGAAGTTCTGTGCAATTATTACGCTAGACGTCAAAAATGCGTTTTTTTGCTGTCTCTAAAAAATCCCCAAGTCCCTAGCTATCTAATACGCATAATACGAAGCTACTTTAGGGATAGAATCTTGCAGTATGATACGCATAACGGTCTAAAGACATATAAAGTCACTGGTGGCGTCCCTCAGGGATCAATCTTTGGACCCTCACTGTGGACAGCCATGTACGACGGAGTACTTAGCTTAAAATTGCCGGATAAAGCAACACTGGTAGACTATGCCGATAAGATCGCTCTCGTGGTCGCGGACAAGAAGCTAAATCATCTGCAGGAGAAGTGTAATGATCCGGCAGCTGGAGTCCAACTATGGCTCTCTGCAGCGGGGCTGAAGTTGGCAGTACAAAAAAACGGAAGCGGTCGTCGTAACTGCGTGAAGAAAAAGAGAGTTCATGAAATTGCGGATAGGTGGCCATGAAATACTGTCGCAAGAGGCAATAAAGTATGTGGGTTCCAAAGCAGCGGCAGTCAGCGGTGACTTACAAGAATTCTAagaaatatggccgtttacagccATCTGTCCCCTTACGTTTTAAAACTGTATGCAGACTTTCTGGTTGCTATATTTACGACTTGGTGCAATTATTTACCGTTATGTAAGCAATGAAGTGAGCGATCgcgttattttcttttgcttttgtcatttaagaatgtaatgaaaaaagaaataaataaa is a genomic window of Anastrepha ludens isolate Willacy chromosome 6, idAnaLude1.1, whole genome shotgun sequence containing:
- the LOC128867894 gene encoding farnesyl pyrophosphate synthase-like; translation: MNTSSTIGNLSVPLAMGKNEIDGFIAVYPDVVRDLTDFGNNNASKMVADWFEKALNYNLSPTNTKNSVITVLTYKNLMKGDQLTADNLRLAHLLDWCRELLHTVILIIDDIMDNSTTRRGQLCWYKLEDVGLNAVNDALMIESGIYTLLKKHFRHLDCYVDLVELFCQGAFKYVTGQSMDMLAGRRSVTTFTRDLYDAIAKAKTAVSCFYLPVTSALYLANVKDQKMFSECQDIAIELGKFYQEQNDFLDCFGSPDFTGKIGTDIEANKCTWLAVACMELANPEQKSVMEECYGQSDPEKVARVKQLYQELNIPSLYAKHEEETYNRIKTLIQQASVKVPREALEEILNAVNRRGII